In one window of Gossypium hirsutum isolate 1008001.06 chromosome A01, Gossypium_hirsutum_v2.1, whole genome shotgun sequence DNA:
- the LOC107917854 gene encoding cell division protein FtsZ homolog 1, chloroplastic: MATLQVTNAKDFISPTSSSSSSLSSKLCFSSKKPLKRSSFCTYHRFGRISCSFASMETAKIKVVGVGGGGNNAVNRMIGSSLQGVDFYAVNTDSQALLQSSAENPLQIGELLTRGLGTGGNPLLGEQAAEESADAIANALKGSDLVFITAGMGGGTGSGAAPVVAQIAKEAGYLTVGVVSYPFSFEGRKRTMQALEAIEKLQKNVDTLIVIPNDRLLDIADEQTPLQDAFLLADDVLRQGVQGISDIITIPGLVNVDFADVKAVMKDSGTAMLGVGVSSSKNRAVEAAEQATLAPLIGSSIQSATGVVYNITGGKDITLQEVNRVSLVVTSLTDPSANIIFGAVVDDRYNGEIHVTIIATGFSQSFQKTLLTDPKAAKQIDKATMGQESKGIPLPLESPSPSAVPSRSSPRRLFF, translated from the exons ATGGCTACACTTCAAGTAACAAACGCGAAGGATTTTATATCCccaacttcttcttcttcttcttcgctATCTTCAAAGCTATGTTTTTCTtcgaaaaagcctttgaaaagaaGCTCTTTTTGTACGTATCACCGCTTTGGAAGAATAAGCTGTTCGTTTGCTTCAATGGAAACTGCTAAGATAAAGGTGGTTGGTGTTGGTGGAGGTGGTAACAATGCTGTTAATCGAATGATTGGTAGCAGTTTACAG GGTGTAGATTTCTATGCCGTAAACACAGATTCTCAAGCGCTATTACAGTCTTCTGCAGAGAACCCACTTCAGATTGGCGAGCTTTTGACCCGGGGACTAG GCACTGGTGGGAATCCTCTTTTGGGAGAACAAGCTGCAGAGGAATCTGCAGATGCCATTGCAAATGCTCTTAAGGGCTCGGATCTTGTCTTTATAACCGCTGGTATGGGTGGAGGCACTGGTTCAGGTGCTGCTCCAGTTGTTGCCCAGATAGCAAAAGAGGCTGGTTATTTGACTGTCGGTGTCGTAAGCTATCCCTTCAGCTTTGAAGGGCGTAAAAGAACCATGCAG GCACTAGAGGCTATTGAAAAGCTGCAAAAGAATGTTGATACTCTCATAGTGATTCCCAATGACCGTCTGCTTGATATTGCTGATGAGCAGACACCTTTGCAGGATGCTTTTCTTCTTGCCGATGATGTTCTGCGTCAAGGAGTACAAGGAATTTCGGATATAATTACG ATACCTGGATTGGTGAATGTGGATTTTGCAGATGTTAAAGCAGTAATGAAAGATTCTGGAACCGCAATGCTTGGTGTAGGAGTTTCCTCTAGCAAAAACCGCGCCGTGGAAGCAGCAGAACAAGCAACTTTGGCTCCTCTAATAGGGTCATCAATTCAGTCGGCTACTGGGGTGGTATATAATATTACTGGAGGAAAAGACATAACCCTGCAGGAAGTTAATCGAGTTTCACTG GTCGTGACAAGCTTGACTGATCCTTCTGCTAACATCATATTTGGTGCTGTTGTGGATGACCGCTACAACGGCGAGATCCATGTGACTATTATTGCTACAGGCTTCTCACAGTCATTTCAGAAGACATTATTGACAGACCCCAAAGCTGCAAAACAGATTGACAAGGCTACAATGGGACAAGAAAGCAAGGGGATTCCCTTGCCTCTCGAATCACCATCGCCTTCAGCTGTCCCCTCTAGATCATCTCCAAGAAGGCTATTCTTCTAA
- the LOC107917855 gene encoding syntaxin-51, translating into MASSDTWIKEYNEAARIADDINGMISERISLPASGPETQRHASAIRRKITILGTRLDGLQSLLSRPTGKPLTEKEMNRRKDMVANLRSKANQMASAFNMSNFANRESLLGPETKQDAMSRTVGLDNSGLVGLQRQIMKEQDEGLEKLEETVMSTKHIALAVNEELDLHTRLIDDLDQHVDVTDSRLRRVQKNLAILNKRAKGSCSCMCMLLAVVGIVILVVAIYLLVKYL; encoded by the exons ATGGCATCTTCAGACACGTGGATAAAAGAATATAATGAAGCAGCGAGAATTGCTGATGATATCAATGGCATGATATCTGAAAGGATTTCCTTGCCTGCATCGGGACCAGAAACTCAGCGTCATGCATCCGCTATAAGAAGGAAGATTACGATTTTAGGGACCAGACTTGATGGATTGCAGTCCCTTTTGTCTAGACCTACTGGGAAACCCTT AACAGAGAAGGAGATGAATCGCCGCAAAGACATGGTTGCAAATTTGAGATCTAAAGCAAATCAGATGGCTTCTGCATTCAACATGTCAAACTTTGCCAACAGAGAGAGCTTGCTGGGGCCAGAAACTAAGCAAGATGCCATGAGTAGAACAGTTGGTTTGGATAATTCTGGTCTTGTTGGTCTTCAGCGACAAATAATGAAAG AGCAAGATGAGGGTCTTGAGAAGTTGGAAGAGACAGTAATGAGTACAAAGCATATTGCATTGGCGGTCAATGAAGAACTTGATCTACACACCAGACTCATt GATGACCTGGACCAACATGTGGATGTTACTGATTCTCGCCTCCGG AGAGTGCAGAAAAACCTGGCAATTTTGAACAAGCGCGCCAAGGGCAGTTGTTCCTGTATGTGCATGCTTTTGGCTGTTGTCGGAATCGTGATTCTGGTTGTGGCCATATACCTACTTGTTAAATATTTGTAA